In a genomic window of Petrotoga mexicana DSM 14811:
- a CDS encoding segregation/condensation protein A, which produces MINFNYVDIKLDIFSGPFFKLVELIKEKKIPVRKVSVSYISDIFVDYVNDNFDDLNSIAEFLELAAYLTFLKSKELLPNSNKDKEFRKHREVIYETIENYDVIKKAQEVIKKDFGEDKKKPVGIKNKPSIEKEIVENQLVKFFDDYITKQKKLEIIRDSYRIEDAIEMLEKKDEFNILDLYEYAQHKKMNFLVMFLASLILVNRGFFKYEKGLFIKLSSQNVGSDLNG; this is translated from the coding sequence ATAATTAACTTTAACTATGTTGATATAAAATTAGACATATTTTCTGGTCCTTTTTTTAAACTTGTTGAATTAATAAAAGAGAAAAAGATTCCTGTTAGGAAAGTATCTGTCAGTTACATCTCAGATATATTCGTGGATTACGTCAACGATAATTTTGACGACTTAAACTCCATAGCAGAATTTTTAGAATTGGCGGCTTATTTGACATTTTTGAAATCCAAAGAGCTACTTCCTAATTCCAATAAAGATAAAGAATTTAGAAAACATAGAGAGGTCATATACGAAACCATTGAAAATTATGACGTTATCAAAAAAGCTCAAGAGGTTATAAAAAAGGATTTTGGTGAAGATAAGAAAAAGCCTGTTGGAATTAAGAATAAGCCGTCAATAGAAAAAGAGATCGTTGAAAATCAGCTGGTAAAGTTCTTCGATGATTACATCACCAAGCAAAAAAAGCTAGAGATTATCAGAGATAGTTATCGTATAGAAGATGCAATAGAAATGCTCGAAAAAAAAGATGAATTTAATATTCTAGATCTTTACGAATATGCCCAACATAAAAAGATGAATTTTTTAGTAATGTTTTTAGCTTCCCTAATTTTGGTAAACCGTGGTTTTTTCAAATATGAAAAAGGTCTCTTTATTAAACTTAGCTCACAAAATGTTGGAAGTGATTTGAATGGTTAA
- a CDS encoding SMC-Scp complex subunit ScpB, with amino-acid sequence MVKDKIDVEIRMIEALIFSKPNGISFKEISKRLKIKEEELRHYIEEIELHYIGDQHGVELIRNGNKYRFEIKPEIKSMIFPNPRKFELTQTQFEVLAILFMNGDSRVVEIEKIRGKNSYYQLKKLMEYDLVKKSKKKNHTYYHLTEKFYEFLPDKTLKKLEEMKKNEVTKGSSNNISE; translated from the coding sequence ATGGTTAAAGACAAAATAGATGTAGAAATTCGAATGATAGAGGCATTAATATTCTCAAAGCCCAACGGTATATCTTTCAAAGAGATCTCCAAACGTTTAAAGATAAAAGAAGAAGAATTGAGGCATTACATAGAAGAAATAGAATTACATTATATCGGTGACCAACACGGGGTCGAATTGATAAGAAACGGGAACAAATACAGATTTGAAATAAAGCCAGAAATAAAATCTATGATCTTTCCAAATCCTCGAAAATTTGAATTAACACAAACTCAATTCGAAGTATTAGCGATACTATTTATGAATGGAGATAGCAGGGTTGTCGAGATAGAAAAGATCAGAGGCAAAAATAGTTACTATCAACTAAAGAAATTAATGGAATACGATCTGGTGAAAAAAAGCAAAAAGAAAAACCATACGTACTACCATCTTACCGAAAAATTTTACGAATTCTTACCGGATAAAACGTTGAAAAAATTGGAGGAAATGAAAAAGAATGAAGTTACAAAAGGCTCTTCAAATAATATCTCTGAGTAG
- a CDS encoding pseudouridine synthase, producing MKLQKALQIISLSRRHSSEHILTKGVKVNGKLVKEPWHELKENDFIEFNNKKYYLSELQKKAESKVYYLLNKPKGVLCTFKDQYGRKTINDLLKGKIEKRVFYVGRLDYDSSGLLLLTNDGDLANYLLRPENKVTKVYEVLVKGTPSKKELRTLEEGITLETGYKTMKSKVKILKKDKDQALLQISLNEGKKRQIKLMIKALGYKVIELKRIKFGPWSIEEVPEPGDIKYLGGREEVRNRLLSNFS from the coding sequence ATGAAGTTACAAAAGGCTCTTCAAATAATATCTCTGAGTAGAAGACATTCCTCGGAGCACATATTAACTAAAGGCGTGAAAGTCAACGGTAAATTGGTTAAAGAACCGTGGCATGAATTAAAAGAAAATGATTTCATAGAATTTAACAATAAAAAATATTATCTTTCCGAACTACAAAAGAAAGCTGAAAGCAAAGTTTATTACCTTTTAAACAAACCCAAAGGAGTCTTGTGTACTTTCAAAGACCAGTACGGGAGAAAGACAATAAATGATTTGCTGAAAGGAAAGATTGAAAAAAGAGTTTTTTACGTAGGCAGGCTTGACTACGATTCAAGCGGCCTTTTGCTTCTGACAAACGATGGTGACTTAGCCAATTATTTGTTAAGACCTGAAAATAAGGTCACTAAAGTTTACGAAGTATTGGTGAAAGGTACGCCTTCAAAAAAGGAATTGCGGACTTTGGAAGAAGGTATCACACTTGAAACCGGATATAAAACGATGAAATCCAAGGTGAAAATTTTGAAAAAAGATAAAGATCAAGCACTTTTACAAATCAGTTTAAACGAAGGGAAAAAAAGGCAGATAAAACTCATGATAAAGGCTTTAGGTTATAAAGTTATAGAATTGAAAAGAATCAAATTTGGTCCATGGAGTATTGAAGAAGTCCCTGAGCCTGGAGATATAAAATACTTGGGTGGTAGAGAAGAGGTAAGAAATAGACTTTTATCGAACTTTTCATAG